Proteins co-encoded in one Hyla sarda isolate aHylSar1 chromosome 4, aHylSar1.hap1, whole genome shotgun sequence genomic window:
- the LOC130267539 gene encoding histone H2B 1.1 produces the protein MPDPAKSAPAPKKGSKKAVTKTQKKDGKKRRKTRKESYAIYVYKVLKQVHPDTGISSKAMGIMNSFVNDIFERIAGEASRLAHYNKRSTITSREIQTAVRLLLPGELAKHAVSEGTKAVTKYTSAK, from the coding sequence ATGCCTGATCCCGCCAAGTCTGCACCAGCCCCCAAGAAGGGCTccaagaaagccgtgaccaagacTCAGAAGAAGGACGGCAAGAAGcggaggaagaccaggaaggaaaGCTATGCCATCTACGTGTACAAGGTGCTCAAGCAGGTCCATCCTGACACCGGCATCTCCTCCAAGGCCATGGGCATCATGAACTCCTTTGTGAATGATATCTTCGAGCGCATCGCAGGAGAAGCCTCCCGCCTGGCTCACTACAACAAGCGCTCCACCATCACCTCCCGGGAGATCCAGACCGCCGTGCGCCTGCTGCTGCCTGGAGAGCTGGCCAAGCACGCCGTGTCCGAGGGCACCAAGGCCGTCACCAAGTACACCAGCGCCAAGTAA
- the LOC130267524 gene encoding histone H1B-like, translating into MAETAPAAAPPAEPAAKSKKQPKKSAAKKSHKPSGPSVSELLVKAVSASKERSGVSLAALKKALAAGGYDVDKNNSRLKLAIKGLVTKGTLLQVKGSGASGSFKINKNQQETKDKAAKKKPAAAAKKPAAAKKATKSPKKPKKAPSAAKSPKKAKKPAAAKSPKKAKKPAAAKSPKKPKAAPKKVTKSPAKKAAKPKAAKSPAKKVTKAKKSAAKK; encoded by the coding sequence ATGGCAGAAACCGCACCAGCCGCTGCTCCTCCCGCCGAACCGGCCGCAAAATCCAAGAAGCAGCCGAAGAAATCAGCCGCCAAGAAAAGCCACAAACCCTCCGGTCCCAGCGTGTCCGAGCTGCTCGTTAAAGCCGTGTCCGCCTCTAAGGAGCGCAGTGGGGTGTCTCTGGCCGCCCTGAAGAAGGCTCTGGCTGCCGGAGGATACGATGTAGACAAGAACAACAGCCGCCTGAAGCTGGCCATCAAGGGGCTGGTGACCAAGGGAACCCTGCTCCAGGTGAAAGGCAGCGGCGCCTCCGGATCCTTCAAGATCAACAAGAACCAGCAGGAGACTAAGGACAAGGCGGCCAAGAAGAAGCCGGCGGCTGCGGCTAAGAAGCCTGCAGCAGCTAAGAAAGCGACCAAATCCCCTAAGAAGCCAAAGAAGGCTCCGAGCGCGGCCAAGAGCCCGAAGAAAGCCAAGAAGCCTGCAGCGGCCAAGAGTCCGAAGAAAGCCAAGAAGCCTGCAGCGGCCAAGAGCCCCAAGAAGCCGAAGGCTGCTCCCAAGAAGGTGACCAAGAGCCCGGCTAAGAAGGCGGCCAAACCCAAAGCTGCCAAGAGCCCGGCTAAAAAGGTGACTAAGGCCAAGAAGAGCGCGGCTAAGAAATAA